A genomic window from Massilia sp. METH4 includes:
- a CDS encoding DUF4214 domain-containing protein, protein MAIYQTLPYLPPLSEADMDTADHLTFAPYNFDGYENGALFSSSTPGEAAFPIFSFTAVAGGLYTITSESWFDPYNLVLYDADGAPIAEDDGWGPVGQDGLSFIAPYSGTYFVDASWEQAAPPYSDVELSILEDLDTIPLAIGHGTEYDDDITGTSGNDALYGHGGWDLLEGGGGNDLLDGGSGIDTAWYAGRLAEYDVTTAGHRLFVTDAVGLDGADTLVDVERLDFEDVALAFDVDGTAGEAYRLYQAAFDRMPDEGGLGFWIHQLDSGASLHSVAAGFVNSEEFRGVYGTNPSNATIITGFYEHVLNRAPDVGGMNYWLDVLDNQKDNVAGVLTSFSESQENFDQLVGVMQNGMAYQIWA, encoded by the coding sequence ATGGCCATTTACCAGACTTTGCCCTACCTTCCGCCGCTGTCCGAGGCCGACATGGACACGGCGGATCACCTGACGTTCGCGCCGTACAATTTCGATGGCTATGAGAACGGCGCCCTGTTCTCCAGCTCCACGCCGGGCGAGGCCGCCTTCCCGATCTTCAGCTTCACGGCCGTCGCCGGCGGGCTGTACACGATCACCTCCGAGAGCTGGTTCGACCCCTACAACCTGGTCCTGTACGACGCGGATGGCGCGCCGATCGCCGAGGACGACGGCTGGGGCCCCGTGGGCCAGGACGGCCTGAGCTTCATCGCCCCCTACTCCGGCACATATTTCGTGGACGCCTCGTGGGAACAGGCAGCGCCGCCGTACAGCGACGTCGAGCTGTCCATCCTGGAAGACCTGGACACGATTCCGCTGGCGATCGGCCACGGCACGGAGTACGACGACGACATCACCGGTACTTCCGGCAACGACGCACTGTACGGCCACGGCGGCTGGGACCTGCTCGAAGGCGGCGGCGGCAATGACCTGCTCGACGGCGGCAGCGGCATCGATACGGCCTGGTACGCCGGCAGGCTGGCCGAGTACGACGTGACCACGGCCGGCCATCGGCTGTTCGTCACCGACGCCGTGGGGCTGGATGGGGCGGACACGCTCGTCGACGTCGAGCGGCTCGACTTTGAAGACGTGGCACTGGCCTTCGACGTGGACGGCACCGCCGGCGAAGCCTACCGGCTGTACCAGGCCGCGTTCGACCGCATGCCGGACGAGGGCGGCCTGGGCTTCTGGATCCATCAGCTGGACAGCGGCGCCAGCCTGCACTCGGTGGCCGCCGGGTTCGTCAACTCCGAGGAATTCCGAGGCGTCTACGGCACCAATCCCAGCAATGCCACCATCATCACGGGCTTCTACGAGCACGTGCTCAACCGCGCACCGGATGTCGGCGGCATGAACTACTGGCTCGATGTCCTGGATAACCAGAAGGACAACGTGGCCGGGGTGCTGACATCGTTCAGCGAGAGCCAGGAGAATTTCGACCAGCTGGTGGGGGTGATGCAGAACGGGATGGCGTACCAGATCTGGGCTTGA
- a CDS encoding ThuA domain-containing protein encodes MGISRIALLAVSSFAAMPAMAAQFDVLVFSRTAGWHHESIHEGVAALRELGRLHDFNVFWTEDANRVFNDKELAKYKAVVFLSTTGDVLDDEQQRAFERYIRAGNGFVGVHAAADTEYGWPWYRKLVGHMFVTHPAVQSAVLKVEDANFPGMERFAPRTLVTEEWYEYGAAESKGLRYLLSVDESTYRPETGKGKGMGAFHPISWYQQYDGGRAFYTALGHLPATYGDPVFRHHLYGGIYWAATGRDLKAR; translated from the coding sequence ATGGGAATATCACGGATCGCGCTTCTGGCAGTTTCATCCTTCGCGGCCATGCCGGCGATGGCGGCGCAGTTCGATGTGCTGGTGTTTTCGCGCACGGCGGGCTGGCATCACGAGTCGATCCACGAGGGCGTGGCGGCGCTGCGCGAGCTGGGGCGGCTGCATGATTTCAATGTGTTCTGGACCGAGGATGCGAACCGCGTCTTCAACGACAAGGAGCTGGCCAAGTACAAGGCCGTCGTGTTCCTGTCCACCACGGGCGACGTGCTGGACGACGAGCAGCAGCGCGCCTTCGAGCGCTATATCCGCGCCGGCAACGGCTTTGTCGGCGTGCACGCGGCGGCCGATACCGAATACGGCTGGCCGTGGTACCGCAAGCTCGTCGGCCACATGTTCGTCACGCATCCGGCCGTGCAGTCGGCCGTGCTGAAGGTGGAGGATGCGAACTTCCCCGGCATGGAGCGCTTCGCGCCGCGCACGCTGGTGACGGAGGAGTGGTACGAGTACGGCGCCGCCGAGTCGAAGGGCTTGCGTTACCTGCTGTCCGTCGATGAATCGACCTACCGTCCGGAGACCGGCAAGGGCAAGGGCATGGGCGCCTTCCACCCGATCAGCTGGTACCAGCAGTACGACGGTGGCCGCGCCTTCTACACGGCGCTCGGCCATTTGCCGGCCACCTATGGCGACCCGGTGTTCCGCCATCACCTGTATGGCGGCATCTACTGGGCCGCCACGGGGAGGGATCTCAAGGCGCGTTAA
- a CDS encoding beta-galactosidase, translated as MTNMPSRRRVLLGTAAAVGSTLIPAVATSAPAHRFAIGENDFLLDGKPLQVRCGEIHFARVPREYWGHRLKAIKAMGLNAVCAYLFWNYHEWREGRYDWSGQHDAAEFCRLAQAEGLWVILRPGPYACAEWEMGGLPWWLLKSPGDAFLRTRDDNFVQPARRWMREVGRVLGPQQVTHGGPILMVQVENEYGFFGEDLEYMRVMRQALLDGGFDVPLFQCNPTNAVAKTHIPELYSVANFGSDPGRGFAELAKVQKAPLMCGEYYSGWFDTWGAPHRTGSPAKAVADIEAMLAANGSFSLYMAHGGTSFGLWGGCDRPFRPDTTSYDYDAPISEAGWVGEKFEAYRAGIGRHLRAGEQLPPAPAPMPVMTIPAFTLAETAPVFANLPARVIRDATPRPIEQYDISRGLIAYRVTLPPGPAAVLEAAKVRDLAWVTIDGKEVGTMDTRYRRFRVNLPARAKSTTLDILLYTIARVNFGVEIHDRKGLHGPITLRAKGKDPVALENWEIRAIDFDADGVLPPLNWQAGKVKGPAFWRGSFDAANTADTFLDMTSWGQGIVWINGRCLGRYWSIGPTQTMYLPGPWLKAGRNEVVVLDLTGPQDNRIAGVPKPVLDRLRPERDLVRPPSTARLALQGVKPVHEGRFQPGGATQDVQFSQAATGQQLCIEALDAFDGKPFAAIAELALLGKDGKTLNQTLWTIAFASSEEASKEDGTALNAINGQNTDFWHSAYSKTVAEPPHRLVLDLGAPFEVAGLRYTPRQGPDGVTGRIRRYRVYLGDKLVTEEA; from the coding sequence ATGACCAATATGCCATCCCGCCGGCGCGTGCTGCTCGGCACCGCCGCTGCCGTCGGCAGCACCCTGATCCCCGCCGTCGCCACCTCCGCTCCCGCGCATCGCTTCGCCATCGGCGAAAACGACTTCCTGCTGGACGGCAAACCGCTGCAGGTGCGCTGCGGCGAGATCCACTTCGCCCGCGTGCCGCGCGAATACTGGGGGCACCGCCTGAAGGCGATCAAGGCGATGGGCCTGAACGCCGTGTGCGCCTACCTGTTCTGGAACTACCACGAGTGGCGCGAAGGCCGCTACGACTGGAGCGGGCAGCACGACGCGGCCGAGTTCTGCCGGCTGGCCCAGGCCGAGGGGCTTTGGGTGATCCTGCGGCCCGGCCCCTACGCCTGCGCCGAATGGGAAATGGGCGGCCTGCCGTGGTGGCTGCTGAAGAGCCCAGGTGACGCATTCCTCCGCACACGCGACGACAACTTCGTGCAGCCGGCACGTCGCTGGATGCGCGAGGTGGGCCGCGTGCTCGGGCCGCAGCAGGTCACCCATGGCGGCCCGATCCTCATGGTGCAGGTGGAGAACGAATACGGCTTTTTCGGCGAGGACCTGGAATACATGCGCGTGATGCGCCAGGCACTGCTGGACGGCGGCTTCGACGTGCCGCTGTTCCAGTGCAATCCCACCAACGCGGTCGCCAAGACGCATATTCCCGAGCTGTACTCGGTCGCCAACTTCGGCAGCGATCCCGGGCGCGGCTTCGCGGAACTGGCCAAGGTGCAGAAGGCGCCGCTGATGTGCGGCGAATACTACTCGGGCTGGTTCGATACCTGGGGCGCCCCGCACCGCACGGGCAGCCCCGCCAAGGCGGTGGCCGACATCGAGGCGATGCTGGCGGCGAACGGTTCCTTCAGCCTGTACATGGCGCACGGCGGCACGTCGTTCGGCCTGTGGGGCGGCTGCGACCGGCCGTTCCGGCCCGACACCACCAGCTACGACTACGACGCACCGATCAGCGAGGCGGGCTGGGTGGGCGAGAAGTTCGAGGCCTACCGCGCCGGCATCGGCCGGCACCTGCGAGCGGGCGAGCAGCTGCCGCCGGCGCCGGCGCCCATGCCCGTCATGACGATCCCCGCGTTCACGCTGGCCGAGACGGCGCCCGTGTTCGCCAACCTGCCCGCGCGGGTCATCCGCGACGCGACGCCCAGGCCGATCGAGCAGTACGACATCAGCCGGGGCCTGATCGCCTACCGCGTCACCTTGCCGCCCGGCCCGGCGGCCGTGCTGGAAGCGGCCAAGGTGCGCGACCTGGCCTGGGTGACCATCGATGGCAAGGAAGTGGGCACGATGGACACGCGTTACCGGCGCTTCCGCGTGAACCTGCCGGCGCGCGCGAAGAGCACGACGCTGGACATCCTGCTGTACACGATCGCCCGCGTGAACTTCGGCGTGGAGATCCACGACCGCAAGGGCTTGCATGGGCCCATCACGCTGCGGGCCAAGGGCAAGGACCCGGTTGCGCTGGAGAACTGGGAAATCCGCGCGATCGACTTCGATGCAGACGGCGTGCTGCCGCCGCTGAACTGGCAGGCCGGCAAGGTGAAAGGCCCGGCGTTCTGGCGCGGCAGCTTCGACGCCGCCAACACCGCCGACACCTTCCTCGACATGACGAGCTGGGGCCAGGGCATCGTCTGGATCAACGGCCGCTGCCTGGGCCGCTACTGGAGCATCGGCCCGACGCAAACGATGTACCTGCCCGGCCCATGGCTGAAGGCGGGCCGCAACGAGGTCGTGGTGCTCGACCTCACGGGCCCGCAGGACAACCGCATCGCCGGCGTGCCGAAACCGGTGCTCGACCGGCTGCGCCCGGAGCGCGACCTGGTGCGCCCGCCCAGCACGGCGCGCCTTGCGCTGCAGGGCGTGAAACCCGTGCACGAGGGCCGCTTCCAGCCCGGCGGCGCCACGCAGGACGTGCAGTTTTCACAAGCCGCCACCGGCCAGCAATTGTGCATCGAGGCGCTGGATGCGTTCGACGGCAAGCCGTTCGCCGCCATCGCCGAACTGGCCCTGCTGGGCAAGGATGGCAAGACGCTGAACCAGACCCTGTGGACGATCGCCTTTGCCAGCAGCGAGGAAGCGTCGAAGGAAGACGGCACGGCGCTGAACGCGATCAATGGCCAGAACACCGACTTCTGGCACTCGGCCTACAGCAAGACGGTGGCCGAGCCGCCGCACCGGCTGGTGCTCGACCTGGGCGCCCCCTTCGAGGTGGCAGGACTGCGGTACACGCCCCGGCAAGGGCCCGACGGGGTGACGGGACGCATCCGGCGCTACCGTGTCTATCTCGGCGACAAGCTCGTTACCGAAGAGGCTTGA
- a CDS encoding matrixin family metalloprotease: MATVSQATSTTLSGHNHIDALLGNLPNWNYVTPGTNTLYYSFSVAGNLESGNSMLLSAPQAFTASQAAATRGAMSYISSLTGIKFVETADANLAQVHFANANLAGSGTAGLDSNRVGYSYNSSNVITKFTAASYVYLDNAEWAGMNANLTKGTQGYETLLHELGHMLGLKHPFEGTIRLPTATDNTAYTLESYTHAGGIHSTFSPYDIAALKWLYGGDGLAGNLGVNSLAGGRWLTGTSAANTLTTGTANDVLEGGGGNDILNGGAGSDTAFYNGARSAYTVTRTGTGWNVSGAEGSDTLSNIELLRFTDATVTLTTGTLALTTPVSKSEAPDGSADVFATMLQVAQSKEAAPVRGEEPAWRGADDIDVQLIGHHDHAHIELA; the protein is encoded by the coding sequence ATGGCAACCGTCTCGCAAGCTACCAGCACCACCCTCTCCGGCCACAACCACATCGACGCCCTGCTCGGCAACCTGCCGAACTGGAACTACGTCACCCCCGGCACCAACACGCTGTACTACTCGTTCTCGGTCGCCGGCAATCTCGAAAGCGGCAATTCGATGCTGCTGAGCGCTCCGCAGGCGTTCACCGCCTCGCAGGCAGCCGCCACGCGCGGCGCGATGTCGTACATCTCGAGCCTCACCGGCATCAAGTTCGTGGAAACGGCGGACGCCAACCTGGCGCAGGTGCACTTCGCGAACGCCAACCTGGCCGGCTCGGGCACCGCGGGCCTCGACAGCAACCGCGTCGGCTATTCGTACAACAGCAGCAATGTGATCACCAAGTTCACGGCCGCGTCGTATGTCTACCTCGACAATGCCGAATGGGCTGGCATGAATGCCAACCTCACGAAGGGCACGCAGGGCTATGAAACCCTGCTGCACGAGCTCGGCCACATGCTGGGCCTGAAGCACCCGTTCGAGGGCACGATCAGGCTGCCGACGGCCACTGACAATACCGCCTACACGCTGGAGTCGTACACGCACGCGGGCGGCATCCACTCCACGTTCAGCCCCTACGATATCGCGGCGCTGAAGTGGCTGTACGGCGGCGACGGCTTGGCCGGCAACCTGGGTGTCAATTCCCTGGCGGGCGGCCGCTGGCTGACCGGCACGAGCGCGGCCAATACGCTCACGACCGGCACGGCCAACGACGTGCTGGAAGGCGGCGGCGGCAACGACATCCTGAACGGCGGCGCCGGCTCCGACACGGCGTTCTACAACGGCGCGCGCAGCGCCTACACGGTGACCCGAACCGGCACCGGCTGGAACGTCTCCGGCGCGGAAGGCAGCGACACCCTGTCGAACATCGAGCTGCTGCGCTTTACGGACGCGACGGTCACGCTGACCACGGGCACGCTCGCACTGACGACGCCGGTTTCGAAATCGGAGGCGCCGGACGGCTCGGCCGACGTCTTCGCCACCATGCTGCAGGTCGCGCAATCGAAGGAAGCGGCGCCGGTGCGCGGGGAAGAACCGGCGTGGCGCGGGGCGGACGATATCGACGTGCAGCTGATCGGCCACCACGACCACGCGCACATCGAGCTGGCCTGA
- a CDS encoding TIM-barrel domain-containing protein: MQLKTISLACLMVAAGAPAWAGTFQQTATGVTIAPDSGAAREIRLQVMADNIVHVVKVDQAGKELTPSLMTIAKPCACTFDVKKTGDSLSLATKKLVANVSLKDGRVQFADKGGAVFLKQDAEDMQPVTVGGKPYLAVKQGFNFGTKDAFYGTGQHQNNQVNLNGEDVDLLQHNMDIAIPLVVSDKNYGILWDNNGITRFGDPRPYGAINRDLKLTDAQGKEGALTARYYIGGKLALERREEKINYQYLKDVAEFWPKELKPLKDLKDVKVVWEGKLASDKPGVHKMKLYSSDYATLTIDGKQVMDVWRQGWNPWYHNFEVDFAANKPVDFKLEWKPEGGMIYVAHNNPLPKPERHSLQFSSEIAEGLNYYVIRGTSIDNVIGGYRVLTGAQPLMPKWAYGFWQSRQRYETQDQLLDTVKTYRQNGWPLDNIVQDWFYWPENGWGSHDWDPKRFPNPKGMVDEVHRMNARIMLSVWGKFYENTENYQELKAKGHMWTKNVEDGALDWVGPGYKNSHYSPYAKEARDIYYRQMKTKLVDLGFDAWWLDNTEPDVLSNSRLEDFKQLIGPTIYGPGEITFNSYSLLQTQALYDGLKRDQPNKRQFILSRSGFAGVQRNYVAIWSGDTVGRWNNLYDQISAGVGSTMSGIPNWTHDIGGYAQETRFQSGELGSAQENRGIGGAQVKEEDLKEWRELNLRWWQFGSFTPLFRSHGEVVKREIHLISPEGSPMRDSMVWYLKLRYRLMPYIYATASSTYFDEGSIMRGLVMDFPNDPGSKDVKDEYLFGHAFLVAPVYEYGGRERKVYLPKGAQWYDYYTGERLQGGRTVTAAAPETRMPLFVKAGSIVPMGPVTQYVDEKPDAPITLKVYTGANGQFSFYEDDGVTEDYQRGKYSRIPLTWNEKAGTLTIGQRSGDGYQGMLAKRTFRVHFVKPGVSSSETFDASDKEVVYEGKPVTVKL, translated from the coding sequence ATGCAGTTGAAGACAATCAGCCTGGCTTGCCTGATGGTGGCCGCCGGTGCGCCGGCCTGGGCCGGCACGTTCCAGCAGACCGCCACCGGCGTGACGATCGCGCCCGATAGCGGCGCAGCCAGGGAGATCCGGCTGCAGGTCATGGCCGACAATATCGTTCACGTGGTGAAGGTGGACCAGGCGGGCAAGGAATTGACGCCTTCCCTGATGACGATCGCCAAGCCGTGCGCCTGCACGTTCGACGTGAAGAAGACGGGCGACAGCTTGAGCCTGGCCACGAAAAAGCTGGTGGCCAACGTGTCGCTGAAGGATGGCCGCGTGCAGTTCGCCGACAAGGGCGGCGCCGTGTTCCTGAAGCAGGATGCCGAGGACATGCAGCCGGTGACCGTGGGCGGCAAGCCTTACCTCGCCGTGAAGCAGGGCTTCAACTTCGGCACGAAGGATGCGTTCTACGGCACCGGCCAGCACCAGAACAACCAGGTCAACCTGAATGGCGAGGATGTCGACCTGCTGCAGCACAATATGGATATCGCCATTCCCCTCGTGGTGTCGGACAAGAACTACGGCATCCTGTGGGATAACAACGGCATCACCCGCTTCGGCGACCCGCGCCCCTACGGCGCGATCAACCGCGACCTGAAGCTGACGGACGCGCAAGGCAAGGAAGGCGCGCTGACGGCCCGCTACTACATCGGCGGCAAGCTGGCGCTGGAGCGCCGCGAAGAGAAGATCAACTACCAGTACCTGAAGGACGTGGCCGAGTTCTGGCCGAAGGAACTGAAGCCGCTGAAGGACCTGAAGGATGTGAAGGTCGTGTGGGAAGGCAAGCTCGCCTCCGACAAGCCGGGCGTTCACAAGATGAAGCTGTACTCATCCGATTACGCCACGCTCACGATCGACGGCAAGCAGGTGATGGATGTGTGGCGCCAGGGCTGGAACCCGTGGTACCACAATTTCGAGGTGGATTTTGCCGCCAACAAGCCGGTGGACTTCAAGCTCGAGTGGAAGCCGGAAGGCGGCATGATCTACGTGGCGCACAACAACCCGCTGCCGAAACCGGAGCGGCATTCGCTGCAATTCTCGTCCGAGATCGCCGAAGGCCTGAACTACTACGTGATCCGCGGCACCAGTATCGACAATGTGATCGGCGGCTACCGCGTGCTGACGGGCGCCCAGCCGCTGATGCCGAAGTGGGCCTATGGCTTCTGGCAGTCGCGCCAGCGCTACGAGACGCAGGACCAGTTGCTCGACACGGTGAAGACCTACCGCCAGAACGGCTGGCCGCTCGACAACATCGTGCAGGACTGGTTCTACTGGCCCGAGAACGGCTGGGGCTCGCACGACTGGGACCCCAAGCGTTTCCCGAACCCGAAGGGCATGGTCGATGAAGTGCACAGGATGAATGCCCGGATCATGCTGTCCGTCTGGGGCAAGTTCTACGAGAACACGGAGAACTACCAGGAACTGAAGGCCAAGGGCCACATGTGGACCAAGAACGTCGAGGATGGCGCACTGGACTGGGTGGGCCCGGGCTACAAGAACAGCCACTATTCGCCGTACGCCAAGGAAGCGCGCGACATCTACTACCGCCAGATGAAGACCAAGCTGGTCGACCTGGGCTTCGATGCGTGGTGGCTGGACAATACGGAGCCGGACGTGCTGTCGAACAGCCGCCTGGAAGACTTCAAGCAGCTGATCGGGCCCACGATCTACGGCCCCGGCGAGATCACGTTCAACTCCTACAGCCTGCTGCAGACGCAGGCCCTGTACGACGGCCTGAAACGCGACCAGCCGAATAAACGGCAATTCATCCTGTCCCGTTCCGGCTTTGCCGGCGTGCAGCGCAACTACGTGGCGATCTGGAGCGGCGACACGGTGGGCCGCTGGAACAACCTGTATGACCAGATCTCGGCGGGCGTGGGCTCCACCATGTCCGGCATTCCGAACTGGACGCATGATATCGGCGGCTATGCGCAGGAAACCCGCTTCCAGAGCGGCGAGCTGGGCTCGGCGCAGGAAAACCGCGGCATCGGCGGCGCGCAGGTCAAGGAAGAAGACCTGAAGGAATGGCGCGAGCTGAACCTGCGCTGGTGGCAGTTCGGCTCGTTCACGCCGCTGTTCCGCTCGCACGGCGAAGTCGTGAAGCGCGAGATCCACCTGATCTCGCCGGAAGGCTCGCCGATGCGCGATTCCATGGTGTGGTACCTGAAGCTGCGCTATCGCCTGATGCCCTATATCTACGCGACCGCGTCGAGCACGTACTTCGACGAAGGCTCGATCATGCGCGGCCTGGTGATGGACTTCCCGAACGATCCGGGTTCGAAGGACGTGAAGGATGAATACCTGTTCGGCCATGCCTTCCTCGTCGCGCCGGTGTACGAGTACGGCGGCCGCGAGCGCAAGGTCTACCTGCCGAAGGGTGCGCAGTGGTACGACTACTACACGGGCGAACGCTTGCAGGGCGGCCGTACCGTGACGGCGGCGGCGCCGGAAACGCGCATGCCGCTGTTCGTGAAGGCCGGCTCGATCGTGCCGATGGGTCCCGTGACGCAGTACGTGGACGAGAAGCCGGATGCGCCGATCACGTTGAAGGTGTACACGGGCGCGAACGGCCAGTTCAGCTTCTACGAGGACGATGGCGTGACCGAGGACTACCAGCGCGGCAAGTACTCGCGTATTCCGTTGACCTGGAATGAGAAGGCTGGCACGCTCACGATCGGCCAGCGCTCCGGCGACGGCTACCAGGGCATGCTCGCGAAACGCACGTTCCGCGTGCACTTCGTGAAGCCAGGCGTCTCGAGCTCCGAGACGTTCGATGCTTCCGACAAGGAAGTCGTTTATGAAGGCAAACCAGTGACGGTGAAACTGTAA
- a CDS encoding glycoside hydrolase family 3 C-terminal domain-containing protein, translating to MALMKKVVAVALAAAFASTAHAAPDPDQRARDTVAQMTQAEKLLLVFGYFGAEFQGVKPPKEAIPYTAGYVPGIPRLNIPPQWQTDAGLGVATQPSPAPRERTALPAGLATASSWNTKLAYEAGAMIGREARLSGHNVILGGAVNLHRDPRNGRNFEYAGEDPLLAGVITGEQIRGNQSNHIVGTIKHFAFNDQETNRNTIDVKIDEAAGQMSDLLAMRIAIERGDPGSVMCSYNLVNGVYACESDWLLNQVLKKDWGYKGFVMSDWGATHSTTQAANGGLDQQSGWPFDKSMYFGPALKEAVDNGHVPKERLDDMARRILRAMYANGLMDAPQPKVEPEKIDFAAHAKVTRQVAEEGSVLLKNEGNVLPLAADVKSIVIIGGHADKAVISGGGAAQVHPHGGSAVKGEGPKTFPGPIVWLPSSPMKALQARTKARVTYVDGKDAAAAARAAASSDLAIVFATQWAAESVDAPSMSLPDNQDALIAAVAGANKRTVVVLETGNPVTMPWLNNVSAVLAAWFPGSAGGEAIARLLTGEVNPSGRLAATFPASEAQLPRPKIDGNPNDREGRYSTDYNIEGAAVGYKWFEKTGKKPLFAFGHGLSYTTYEYGDLKARNDGGKVVLTFTVANTGQRAGQAVPQVYVGPAGSTAKAAGWEAPRRLAGWDKVALQPGERKTVSVTVDPRILGVWSARTRDWQRTPGTYEFTLGGASDAITSRTTLALPK from the coding sequence ATGGCATTGATGAAGAAAGTAGTGGCGGTCGCCCTGGCGGCGGCCTTTGCAAGCACTGCGCACGCCGCGCCCGATCCGGACCAGCGCGCCCGGGACACCGTGGCGCAGATGACGCAGGCGGAAAAGCTGCTCCTCGTGTTCGGCTATTTCGGTGCCGAGTTCCAGGGCGTGAAGCCGCCGAAGGAGGCGATACCGTACACGGCAGGCTATGTGCCCGGTATTCCCCGGCTGAACATCCCGCCGCAGTGGCAGACCGATGCGGGCCTGGGCGTGGCCACGCAGCCGTCGCCGGCGCCGCGCGAGCGCACGGCGCTGCCGGCGGGGCTGGCCACGGCCTCCAGCTGGAACACGAAGCTGGCGTACGAGGCGGGCGCGATGATCGGTCGCGAGGCGCGCCTGTCCGGCCACAACGTGATCCTGGGCGGCGCCGTGAACCTGCACCGCGATCCGCGCAACGGCCGCAATTTCGAGTATGCGGGCGAGGATCCGCTGCTGGCCGGCGTCATCACCGGTGAGCAGATCCGCGGCAACCAGTCGAACCATATCGTCGGCACGATCAAGCACTTCGCGTTCAACGACCAGGAAACGAACCGCAACACGATCGACGTGAAGATCGACGAGGCGGCCGGGCAGATGTCCGACCTGCTGGCGATGCGTATCGCGATCGAGCGGGGTGATCCCGGGTCGGTGATGTGCTCGTACAACCTCGTCAACGGCGTGTACGCGTGCGAGAGCGACTGGCTGCTGAACCAGGTGCTGAAGAAGGACTGGGGCTACAAGGGCTTCGTGATGTCCGACTGGGGCGCCACGCACTCGACCACGCAGGCGGCCAACGGGGGCCTGGACCAGCAATCTGGCTGGCCGTTCGACAAGTCGATGTACTTCGGCCCGGCGCTGAAGGAAGCCGTGGACAACGGCCACGTGCCGAAAGAGCGCCTGGACGACATGGCGCGCCGCATCCTGCGCGCCATGTACGCGAACGGCCTGATGGATGCGCCGCAGCCGAAGGTGGAGCCCGAGAAGATCGACTTCGCCGCGCACGCGAAGGTAACGCGCCAGGTGGCGGAAGAGGGCAGCGTGCTGCTGAAGAACGAAGGCAACGTGCTGCCGCTCGCCGCCGACGTGAAGTCCATCGTGATCATCGGCGGGCATGCCGACAAGGCCGTGATCTCGGGCGGCGGCGCCGCCCAGGTGCACCCGCACGGCGGCAGCGCCGTGAAGGGCGAGGGACCGAAGACCTTCCCGGGGCCGATCGTGTGGCTGCCGTCCTCGCCGATGAAGGCGCTGCAGGCGCGCACGAAAGCGCGCGTGACCTACGTCGACGGCAAGGATGCCGCTGCGGCTGCGCGAGCGGCCGCTTCTTCCGATCTTGCCATCGTGTTCGCCACGCAGTGGGCGGCCGAGAGCGTGGATGCGCCGTCGATGTCCCTGCCGGACAACCAGGACGCGCTGATCGCCGCCGTGGCGGGCGCCAACAAGCGCACGGTCGTCGTGCTGGAGACGGGCAACCCCGTCACCATGCCCTGGCTTAACAATGTGAGCGCCGTGCTGGCCGCCTGGTTCCCCGGCTCCGCCGGCGGCGAGGCGATCGCGCGGCTGCTGACGGGCGAGGTGAACCCCTCCGGCCGCCTGGCCGCCACCTTCCCCGCCTCGGAAGCGCAGCTGCCGCGGCCGAAGATCGACGGCAACCCGAACGACCGTGAAGGGCGCTACAGCACCGACTACAACATCGAGGGCGCGGCCGTCGGCTACAAGTGGTTCGAAAAGACCGGCAAGAAGCCCCTGTTCGCGTTCGGGCACGGGTTGTCGTACACCACATACGAATACGGCGACCTGAAAGCGCGCAACGATGGCGGCAAGGTCGTGCTGACCTTCACCGTGGCGAACACCGGCCAGCGCGCCGGGCAAGCCGTGCCGCAGGTCTACGTCGGCCCCGCCGGTTCGACTGCCAAGGCCGCCGGCTGGGAAGCCCCGCGCCGCCTCGCCGGCTGGGACAAGGTGGCCCTGCAACCGGGCGAGCGCAAGACCGTCAGCGTGACCGTCGACCCGCGCATCCTCGGCGTGTGGAGCGCCAGGACGCGCGACTGGCAACGCACCCCCGGCACCTACGAGTTCACCCTCGGCGGCGCCTCCGACGCCATCACCTCGCGCACCACGCTGGCCCTGCCGAAGTAG